A stretch of the Arvicola amphibius chromosome 8, mArvAmp1.2, whole genome shotgun sequence genome encodes the following:
- the Has1 gene encoding hyaluronan synthase 1 encodes MASPQREAGPPAESFVSAPPSQGGVQARQSNAQLLGGGSLGYPFLATGTPLIPCSGLASIILTQPDTKHHRLPAKASDTACPTLTGGWYPGSHHQGASPQWPGSSKGPTWHCPYTLSSKVLTSWLRPEIPRNKVIFRKPSGLILLLGSPQDMPKPSEAARRCSGLARRALTIMFALLILGLMTWAYAAGVPLASDHYGLLAFGLYGAFLSAHLVAQSLFAYLEHRRVAAAARRASAKGPPDAATARSVALTISAYQEDPAYLRQCLTSARALLYPRERLRVLMVVDGNREEDLYMVDMFREVFADEDPATYVWDGNYHQPWEPAEGAGAVGAGAYREVEAEDPGRLAVEALVRTRRCVCVAQRWGGKREVMYTAFKALGDSVDYVQVCDSDTRLDPMALLELVRVLDADPRVGAVGGDVRILNPLDSWVSFLSSLRYWVAFNVERACQSYFHCVSCISGPLGLYRNNLLQQFLEAWYNQKFLGTHCTFGDDRHLTNRMLSMGYATKYTSRSRCYSETPSSFLRWLSQQTRWSKSYFREWLYNALWWHRHHAWMTYEAVVSGLFPFFVATTVLRLFYAGRPWALLWVLLCVQGVALAKAAFAAWLRGCLRMVLLSLYAPLYMCGLLPAKFLALVTMNQSGWGTSGRKKLAANYVPVLPLALWALLLLGGLIRSVAQEAQADWSGPSRAAEAYHLAAGAGAYVAYWVVMLTLYWVVVRRLCRRRSGGYHVQV; translated from the exons ATGGCATCTCCTCAGAGGGAGGCAGGGCCCCCTGCTgagtcatttgtgt CTGCTCCACCCAGTCAGGGCGGTGTTCAGGCTAGGCAGTCAAATGCCCAGCTCCTGGGCGGAGGGAGCTTGGGCTATCCCTTCCTAGCCACAGGAACTCCTCTTATCCCCTGTTCTGGGCTTGCCTCCATCATCCTGACACAGCCAGACACTAAGCATCACAGGCTCCCGGCAAAAGCGTCAGACACAGCTTGCCCCACCCTGACGGGCGGGTGGTACCCAGGTTCCCACCACCAGGGAGCTTCTCCCCAGTGGCCAGGCTCAAGCAAAGGCCCAACCTGGCACTGCCCCTACACCCTGTCTAGCAAAGTTCTCACAAGCTGG CTTAGACCAGAGATCCCCAGAAATAAAGTCATCTTCAGAAAGCCCTCAGGACTGATCCTTCTCCTTGGCTCCCCACAGGACATGCCGAAGCCCTCAGAGGCCGCACGTCGCTGCTCCGGCCTGGCTCGACGGGCGCTCACGATTATGTTCGCACTGCTCATCCTGGGCCTCATGACCTGGGCCTACGCCGCCGGCGTCCCTCTCGCCTCCGATCACTATGGCCTCCTGGCCTTCGGCCTCTATGGGGCCTTCCTCAGCGCGCACCTGGTGGCGCAGAGCCTCTTCGCTTACCTGGAGCACCGGagggtggcggcggcggcgcggcgcGCCTCAGCGAAGGGACCCCCGGATGCGGCCACGGCACGCAGCGTGGCGCTCACCATCTCTGCCTACCAGGAGGACCCGGCGTACCTGCGCCAGTGCCTGACCTCGGCGCGGGCTCTGCTGTACCCGCGTGAGCGGCTGCGCGTCCTCATGGTGGTGGACGGCAACCGCGAGGAGGATCTGTACATGGTGGACATGTTCCGGGAAGTCTTCGCCGATGAGGACCCCGCCACCTACGTGTGGGACGGCAACTATCATCAGCCCTGGGAACCGGCGGAGGGGGCGGGTGCAGTGGGTGCCGGTGCCTACCGCGAAGTGGAGGCGGAGGACCCCGGGCGGCTGGCGGTGGAGGCGTTGGTGAGGACGCGCAGGTGCGTGTGCGTGGCGCAGCGCTGGGGCGGCAAGCGCGAGGTCATGTACACAGCCTTCAAGGCGCTGGGAGACTCCGTGGACTACGTGCAG GTCTGTGACTCAGACACAAGACTAGACCCCATGGCACTGCTGGAGCTTGTGCGAGTGCTGGATGCAGACCCCCGGGTAGGGGCTGTTGGGGGTGATGTGCGGATCCTTAACCCACTGGATTCCTGGGTCAGCTTCTTGAGCAGCCTGCGATACTGGGTAGCCTTCAATGTGGAGAGGGCTTGTCAGAGCTACTTCCACTGTGTGTCCTGCATCAGTGGTCCTCTGG GCCTTTACAGGAACAATCTCCTGCAGCAGTTCCTGGAAGCCTGGTACAACCAGAAGTTCCTGGGCACCCACTGCACTTTCGGGGATGACAGGCACCTCACCAACCGCATGCTCAGCATGGGTTACGCTACCAA GTACACTTCGCGCTCCAGATGCTACTCAGAGACACCCTCCTCCTTTCTGCGCTGGCTGAGTCAACAGACCCGCTGGTCCAAGTCTTATTTCCGTGAGTGGCTATACAACGCCTTATGGTGGCACCGCCACCATGCGTGGATGACCTATGAAGCAGTGGTCTCCGGCCTTTTCCCTTTCTTCGTGGCTACCACAGTGCTGCGGCTCTTCTATGCTGGGCGTCCATGGGCCCTGCTCTGGGTGCTGTTGTGTGTACAGGGCGTGGCGCTGGCTAAGGCGGCCTTTGCAGCATGGCTGCGAGGTTGCCTGCGCATGGTGCTGCTGTCACTCTATGCACCACTCTACATGTGTGGCCTGCTGCCCGCCAAGTTCCTGGCATTGGTCACCATGAATCAGAGTGGCTGGGGCACCTCAGGCAGGAAGAAGCTGGCTGCTAACTATGTCCCGGTGCTACCGCTAGCACTCTGGGCTCTGTTACTGCTTGGAGGCCTGATCCGCAGTGTAGCCCAGGAAGCTCAGGCCGACTGGAGTGGCCCATCCCGGGCAGCAGAGGCCTACCACCTCGCTGCTGGGGCAGGCGCCTATGTGGCCTACTGGGTGGTAATGCTGACTCTTTACTGGGTGGTTGTGCGGAGGCTCTGCAGGCGTCGCAGCGGTGGCTACCATGTTCAGGTGTGA